In one Magallana gigas chromosome 7, xbMagGiga1.1, whole genome shotgun sequence genomic region, the following are encoded:
- the LOC105347476 gene encoding uncharacterized protein isoform X2 — translation MTSWKCLQLLLVFLRAGTVICDAVNCYTYNYEEFLFCSWNSSTADSGTTDVTVKWSLISGSLMSSWLDCPEQSQNSCRWDIERGDLDPNCVIRLCVSLFNSCYEVHCQQKVKPAPVQNVSLVGTTPSCVTLQWSYGRGYLWSVLYPQLYQITCLAISPEGQQHPSDNSTWIVNSTRFEVCGLLPYTKYLIKVAAIPQEGGIWSESRSITASTDKTVPGLPPYVHINSFTIISRGNCAYSGLLIFWREIQKQRIYGSHLRYVVSVCPYNTSQEPRDCTEETVFNFARFQIPAQQEITTRIWSKNEIGTSRDFALIRIPSKDELLQSPDILVVVSGSLTTVFLDIAQQKDVRFTVFWCQKEDFRNLRWLDNLRNTTITINHSHSVSLKYGVSVNRGERTSGIKWADCVFQNGELPGLLEMTLTHTEEDHLEVTWRIPTCNMRLVSAVVDHYVLSFCSTSDCMTKRSFNISPEVTSYSYDLSNEDILCAEINVLTLAGEKLQNGRIQCYTTGKKSSLYPIIIFAAVCASIFFLCLIITRVLRLWRTNIEIEVPPVGSEQNQWSGEIVRPDRYRPLQKHQRAH, via the exons ATGACATCCTGGAAATGTTTACAACTTCTGTTGGTTTTCCTCCGGGCGGGAACCGTCATCT GTGATGCTGTCAACTGTTACACCTATAATTACGAAGAGTTCCTCTTCTGCTCGTGGAATTCGTCAACTGCAGATAGCGGTACGACTGACGTCACAGTGAAGTG GAGTTTGATATCCGGCTCCTTGATGTCCAGTTGGCTTGATTGTCCAGAGCAATCCCAGAATTCCTGTCGATGGGACATAGAACGCGGGGATCTGGATCCTAATTGCGTCATTAGATTGTGCGTCAGCCTGTTTAACAGTTGTTACGAAGTTCACTGCCAACAGAAAG TCAAACCTGCCCCTGTACAGAATGTAAGCCTTGTGGGGACCACCCCTTCTTGTGTGACACTGCAGTGGTCCTACGGTAGGGGCTATCTGTGGAGTGTCCTGTACCCCCAACTCTACCAAATCACGTGTCTAGCTATCTCACCTGAAGGACAACAACAT CCATCAGACAATTCTACCTGGATAGTCAACAGCACACGGTTTGAAGTGTGTGGTTTGTTGCCTTACACAAAATACCTCATCAAAGTTGCAGCCATACCTCAGGAAGGAGGAATCTGGAGCGAGAGTCGATCTATTACAGCATCCACAGACAAGACAG TACCTGGCCTCCCACCCTACGTTCACATCAATTCGTTCACCATAATTTCCCGGGGAAATTGCGCATATAGCGGCCTTTTGATCTTCTGGAGg GAGATTCAAAAACAAAGGATTTATGGATCCCATTTGCGTTACGTAGTGTCCGTATGTCCATACAATACATCACAGGAACCTAGAGACTGCACTGAGGAAACTGTATTCAATTTCGCTCGATTCCAAATCCCCGCGCAACAGGAAATAACGACCAGAATTTGGTCAAAGAATGAAATTGGAACGTCACGAGATTTTGCTCTGATTAGAATTCCATCAAAAGATGAAT tgTTACAATCGCCCGACATTTTGGTTGTCGTCAGTGGCAGCTTAACAACAGTCTTCTTGGATATTGCTCAACAGAAAGATGTCAGATTTACGGTATTTTGGTGCCAAAAAGAAGATTTTCGG aatttacggTGGCTGGATAATCTTCGGAACACGACAATAACAATAAATCACAGTCATAGCGTCTCTCTCAAATATGGCGTGTCTGTTAACCGAGGCGAAAGGACGAGTGGAATAAAATGGGCAGATTGTGTTTTTCAAAATGGCG AGCTTCCAGGTCTGCTAGAAATGACATTGACCCACACGGAAGAAGATCATCTGGAGGTCACTTGGAGAATACCTACCTGTAACATGCGATTGGTGTCCGCTGTGGTGGATCACTATGTCCTCTCCTTTTGCAGCACATCGGACTGTATGA CAAAGAGAAGTTTCAATATCTCGCCGGAAGTAACATCATATTCCTACGATTTAAGTAACGAAGATATACTTTGTGCAGAGATAAATGTTCTAACATTAGCGGGAGAGAAATTACAAAATGGTAGAATTCAATGTTATACAACTGGAAAGAAGTCCAGCCTAT ATCCCATCATAATTTTTGCTGCAGTCTGCGCATCCATCTTCTTTCTCTGTCTCATTATAACCAGAGTtctaag